A single region of the Raphanus sativus cultivar WK10039 chromosome 1, ASM80110v3, whole genome shotgun sequence genome encodes:
- the LOC108858109 gene encoding uncharacterized protein LOC108858109, whose translation MRLEGSFKALNQYGKKMFRRVKEAVMKTKKKKKQTMFQYDPSSYALNFDDGGDVPQRLSGDCKHCRITLIYVVSVKF comes from the coding sequence ATGAGATTGGAGGGTAGTTTCAAGGCGCTGAATCAGTACGGAAAGAAGATGTTCAGGAGAGTAAAGGAGGCGGTGatgaagacaaagaagaagaagaaacagactATGTTTCAGTATGATCCATCTAGTTACGCCTTGAACTTCGACGATGGAGGAGATGTTCCTCAGAGATTATCCGGCGACTGTAAACACTGCAGGATTACTTTGATTTACGTTGTTTCTGTCAAATTTTGA